DNA from Streptomyces rishiriensis:
CCCTCCAGGTTCAGCAGCTGTACGGCGCTGCGCCCCAGTTGCTCCACCAGCGCACCCGGCAGCCAGCCGCCCGCCACCAGCCGGGCCGCGCCCTGCGGGGACGGCAGACGGGATGGGAGCTGAGGTGAGTGGTGGGTGGGTGTCCGAGCGGGGCGCGGGCGATGTTCAGCCGGCTGTCGGGTCCGGGCCAGGGGTTCGCGGCGGGCGCTCGCTCTGTGGCAGACCGTCGACGACCAGGTCGTAGGAGTGCTCGACCGCATCGTTGATCAGCCGCTGCGTGATGCCCGGCCCGGGCCCCAGCGAGATCCAGTGCCTCTTGTCGAGATAGCGGCCCGGGGCGATCGAGGCGTAGCCGCGCTCCAGTGCCCGCGCG
Protein-coding regions in this window:
- a CDS encoding MmcQ/YjbR family DNA-binding protein, giving the protein MSGAGDRLQDTARKAALALPDVSHGRPFTPELDVYKVADKVFLIVTDDPDEQIITVKCEPEHARALERGYASIAPGRYLDKRHWISLGPGPGITQRLINDAVEHSYDLVVDGLPQSERPPRTPGPDPTAG